The following proteins are encoded in a genomic region of Glycine soja cultivar W05 chromosome 17, ASM419377v2, whole genome shotgun sequence:
- the LOC114391464 gene encoding probable galacturonosyltransferase-like 4 has translation MENIPYASVVGSLMYAQTCTRPDISFAVGMLGLLDSKEWQVAGCLDVALIQLDEIDKMAMVLDFVLLQQGWNIEKLREAIPRIRLSPELPLFREAPVFRNGEDCGSSPFATINVAMTLDTNYLRSTMATVFSMLQHSTCPENLAFHFLSAHDDAPELFSSINSTFFYLKMKIYRFDSNRVRNKISKSIRQALDQPLNYPKIYLADTIPEDVKRVIYLDSDLVVVDDIAKLYGVDMKSQGAVRGAVRKHTDRRCNPGNNNMLW, from the exons ATGGAAAATATTCCTTATGCATCTGTTGTTGGGAGTCTGATGTATGCTCAAACATGCACAAGGCCAGATATTAGCTTTGCAGTTGGTATGCTTG gattGTTGGATTCCAAAGAGTGGCAAGTTGCTGGATGCCTGGATGTAGCTCTAATTCAGCTGGACGAAATTGATAAGATGGCCATGGTGCTTGATTTTGTTCTTCTGCAACAGGGTTGGAATATTGAGAAGCTTCGAGAGGCCATCCCTAGAAT TCGTCTTTCCCCAGAGCTCCCTCTCTTTCGAGAGGCCCCCGTCTTTCGCAACGGCGAGGACTGCGGCTCCTCTCCCTTCGCCACCATTAACGTAGCCATGACCCTCGACACCAACTACCTCCGCAGCACCATGGCCACGGTGTTCTCCATGCTTCAACATTCGACATGCCCCGAGAACCTAGCCTTCCACTTCCTCTCCGCCCATGACGACGCTCCCGAACTCTTCTCCAGCATCAATTCCACCTTCTTTTACCTTAAGATGAAGATTTATCGGTTTGACTCCAACAGGGTCCGCAACAAGATATCCAAGTCCATTCGACAGGCCTTGGACCAACCCTTGAATTACCCCAAAATATACCTGGCCGATACCATACCAGAAGACGTGAAACGCGTGATATATTTAGACTCTGACTTGGTGGTGGTTGACGACATAGCCAAGCTTTATGGTGTTGATATGAAGAGCCAAGGTGCAGTGCGAGGTGCGGTGCGAAAACACACCGATCGTCGGTGCAATCCTGGCAACAATAATATGTTATGGTGA